Genomic window (Xylanimonas protaetiae):
GGCGTCGACAGGTGTGGCCCGGTCCCCGCTGGGGGCCGGGCCACACTCGTTCCGCGGCGGATGGGGCCGCGGAGCCTAGGTCGGGCGCGCCTCCGTCACCCGAAGCGGCCCGAGACGTAGTCCTCGGTCGCCTTCTCGCGCGGGGACGAGAAGATCGTCGAGGTGTCGTCCATCTCGATGAGCTTGCCCGGCTTGCCCGTGCCAGCGATGTTGAAGAACGCCGTCTTGTCGGAGACGCGGGCGGCCTGCTGCATGTTGTGCGTGACGATGACGATCGTGTACTCGGACTTCAGCTCCTGGATCAGGTCCTCGATCGCGAGCGTCGAGATCGGGTCCAGGGCCGAGCACGGCTCGTCCATCAGCAGCACCTGCGGCTTGACCGCGATGGCGCGCGCGATGCACAGACGCTGCTGCTGACCACCCGACAGGCCCGAACCCGGCTTCTCCAGGCGGTCCTTGACCTCGTTCCACAGGTTCGCGCCGCGCAGGGAGGACTCGACGAGCTCGTCGGCGTCCGACTTGCTGATCCTCTTGTTGTTCAGCTTCACGCCCGCCAGCACGTTGTCGCGGATCGACATCGTCGGGAACGGGTTCGGCCGCTGGAACACCATGCCGATGTTGCGGCGCACGGCCACGGGGTCGATCCCCGGTCCGTACAGGTCGACGCCCTCGAGCTCGACCGTGCCCTCGACGTGTGCGCCGGGGATGACCTCGTGCATGCGGTTCAGCGTCCGCAGGAAGGTCGACTTGCCGCAGCCGGACGGGCCGATGAAGGCCGTCACCGACCGGGGTTCGATGGCCATGGAGACACCCTCGACGGCGAGGAAGTCGCCGTAGTAGATGTTCAGGTCCTTGACGTCGATGCGCTGGGACATCTCGGTTCTCTCTTTCGGTACGACGTTCTCAGCGCAGCTTCGGCGCGAACAGGCGGGTCACGAGGCGACCCAGGAGGTTGAGGATGACCACGACGATGACCAGCGTCAGAGCGGCGGTCCAGGCGCGGTCGAAGTTGATGGACGTGATGCAGTCCTGCACCGTCGCCGGGCACGGGACCGGGCCCATCTTGTACTGGTCGTAGATGAACACCGGGAGCGTCTCCATGCTCCCGCTGAACAGGTTGGTGTTGATCGACGCCGTCGAGCCCACCGCGATCATGAGCGGCGCCGTCTCGCCGATGACGCGCGCGACGGCGAGCAGCACGCCCGTCGTCAGGCCGGCCACCGACGTGCGCAGCACGACCTTGACGATGGTGAGCCACTTCGGCACGCCGAGGGCGTACGAGGCCTCGCGCAGCTCGTTGGGGACGAGCCGCAGCATCTCCTCGCAGGACCGCACGACCACCGGGGTCATGAGCAGCGACAGGGCCACGGAACCCATGACGCCCATGCGGATGCCCGCGCCGAAGAAGATGGCGAAGACCGCGAAGGAGAACAGACCCGCGACGATCGACGGGATGCCCGTCATGACGTCGACGAAGAACGTCACCGCCCGGGCCAGCGGGCCCCGGCCGTACTCGACGAGGTAGATCGCCGCGAGCAGGCCGATCGGGACGGAGATGACCGCCGTGCCGAGCGTGATCAGGAGCGTGCCGATGATCGCGTGGTAGGCGCCGCCGGCGTCCATGCCGCCGTAGACGTTGCGCATCGAGAACAGCAGGAAGTCGCCGTTCAGGCGCCCGATGCCGTTGCTGACGGCGGTCCACAGCAGGGACACGAGCGGCGTCGCGGCCAGCACGAACGCCGCCCACACCAGGCCCGTCATCCAGCGGTCGGTGCGCCGGCGGTGCTGGTCGGCGGTGGAGAGCAGCGCCCTCGTGGCGGCCGTGGCCTCAGACGTCGTCGCGCTCATCAGTTGGCCCCCGAGAATTCCTTGCGGCGCGCCACGATCCAGCGCGCGACCATGTTGACCGCCATCGTGATGACGAAGAGCGCCAGACCGGTGGCGATGAGGGTGTTCACCGCGAGGCCGCTCGACTCGGGGAACTTCGCGGCGATGTTCGCGGCGATGGTCTGGTGCTTGCCGGCGCCGAAGATGTTGAGCGAGAAGCCGAGCCCGGGCGACAGGATCATGAGCACGGCCATCGTCTCGCCGAGCGCGCGGCCGAGGCCGAGCATCGCGGCGGAGATGACGCCGGAGCGGCCGAAGGGCAGCACCGCGGTGCGGACGACCTCCCAGCGCGTCGCGCCGAGCGCGAGCGCCGCCTCCTCGTGCAGGCGCGGCGTCTGCTTGAACACCTCGCGGGACACGGCGGTGATGATCGGCAGGATCATGATCGCCAGCACGAGCGACGTCGTCGCGAGCGAGCGGCCCGTGGGCGTCGACTCGACGGTCACGCCGGGGAGCAGGCTGAGCAGCCCCGCGATCTTCTCCCACAGCGGGGCGATGACGGGCGAGAGCGTGCGGGCGCCCCACAGGCCGAAGACGACCGAGGGGATCGCGGCCAGCAGGTCGATCACGAACCCGACCGCGCCGGCGATGCGGCGCGGCGCGTAGTGCGAGACGAACAGGGCGATGCCGACGGCGACGGGCGTGGCGAGGACCAGCGCGAGCGCGGCCACGAGCAGCGTGCCGAAGATGAGCGGGCCCACGTAGGCCGCGAGGCTGGTCACCCCGTTCGGGAGGACCCCCTCGTCGACGAGGCGCGAGCTGGGGGCCGTCAGCGCGGCCCAGCCGCGCAGCAGCAGGAAGATGGCGACCGCGGCGAGCGCGGCGAGCAGGACGACGCCGGCCGTCGTCGAGATCCAGCGGAAGACGCGCGAGAAGCCGCGCTCGGTGTCCTGGTGGCCGCGGCGGGTGCGACGGCGCGGGGCCTCACGCGCCGGCGTGGCGGTCAGGGTGTCGGTGGTGCTCACAAGAGGTGGCTCCTCAGGGTGTGGCAAGACGGCCGTGCCGGTGGCCGCGCCCCGCGTCGTCCGCGGGGCGCGGCCACCGGCCGCGTGCGTCGTGGTGGAGCGTCAGCCGACCTGGATCGCGGCGGCGGCCGCGATGGCCTTCGTGGCGATGTCGCCGGACAGCGGGGCGGAGCCGGCGGCCTGCGCGGCGACCTGCTGACCCTCCTCCGACACGATGTAGCCGATCCAGGCCTTCACGAAGTTGCCCGTGGCCTCGTCGCTGTAGGTGTTGCAGACGATGCCGTAGGAGACGAGGAGGAGCGGGTAGTCGCCCTCGGCCGACGCGGTGCGGTCGATCGAGACGGCGAGGTCGTTCTCGGCGCGGCCGTCGCCGCCCACCGGCGAGGTCGCGACGACGTTCGCGGCGCCCTCGGCGTTCGGCTTGACCCACTGGTCGCCGACGTTGATCGCGGCGACGCCCAGGTCGGCGCCCACGCCCGACTCGTCGGCGTAGGTGATGGCACCGGGGGTGTCGGTGACGACGCCGATGACGCCGGAGGTCTTCTCGGCGGCGTCGCCGCCCTGCAGCGGCCACTCGTCGTTCTTCGGGTTCGTCCACACGTCACCGGCCGTCTTGTTCAGCCAGTCGGTGAAGTTGTTCGTGGTGCCCGACTTGTCCGAGCGGTGCACGGGGGTGATCGCCAGGTCCGGCAGCGTCGCGCCCTCGTTGTCGGCGGCCAGCGCCGGGTCGTTCCAGTTGGTGATCGCGCCCGTGAAGATCTTCGCGGCGTTCTGCGAGGAGATGTTCAGCTCCTTGACGCCGGGCACGTTGAACGCGAGGGCGATCGGGGAGATGTAGACGGGGATGTCGATCGCACCGTCGGGGCCGCAGGCGGCCGGGGCCTTGGCCGACTCGAGCTCCTCGGGCTTCATGGGCGAGTCGGAGCCCGCCCAGGCGACGCCGCCCGCGATGAACTGCTCGCGGCCCGCGCCGGAGCCGGAGCCGTCGTAGTTGATCGTGACGCCGGGGTGCTCGCCCTGGAAGGCGGCGGTCCAGGCGTTGATGGCGTTCTGCTGGGCGCTCGAGCCGGCACCCTTGAAGGTGCCCGAGATCTCGACGGCGGGGGTCGACGTCGCGTCGGTCGCAGCGTCCGTAGCAGCGTCGCCGGTCGGGTTGTCCGAGCCGCAGGCGGCGAGGGTCAGCGCGAGCGCGCCGATGACCACGGCGGATCCGGCGCGGGAGATGCTCAGCTTCACGTGTCTTCCATCCTGTTCACGCTTCGCGCCGACTGCGTGCCGGCGTCTCGCTGAAACGTAGGCACGCCACGTTGCGCGTCTCCCGACATTGGGTGAACGCGAAATGAACAACAGGTCTCGACGACGGTGTCGGTGGTCACTCCCGGGGTCGAAATGCGCCAGATGGTGACGCAGACACGCAACGTATGTCACAGACGCCTGGCGGGCGAGCGGATGGGGCGTGGGCCCGCCAGGCGGGACGGGTCACCCGAAGCGGCCCGAGACGTAGTCCTCGGTCGCCTTCTCGCGCGGGGCGGAGAAGATGGTGGCGGTGTCGTCCATCTCGATGAGCTTGCCGGGCTTGCCGGTGCCAGCGATGTTGAAGAACGCCGTCTTGTCGGAGACGCGGGCGGCCTGCTGCATGTTGTGCGTGACGATGACGATCGTGTACTCGGACTTCAGCTCCTGGATGAGGTCCTCGATCGCGAGGGTCGAGATCGGGTCCAGGGCCGAGCACGGCTCGTCCATGAGCAGGACGGACGGCTTGACCGCGATGGCGCGGGCGATGCACAGACGCTGCTGCTGACCACCCGACAGGCCCGAGCCGGGCTTGTCGAGGCGGTCCTTGACCTCGTTCCACAGGTTCGCGCCGCGTAGGGAGGACTCGACGAGCTCGTCGGCGTCCGACCTGCTGATCTTCTTGTTGTTGAGCTTCACGCCCGCCAGCACGTTGTCGCGGATCGACATCGTCGGGAACGGGTTCGGCCGCTGGAACACCATGCCGATGTTGCGGCGCACCGCCACCGGGTCCACGCCAGCGCCGTACAGGTCCACACCCTCCAGGAGGATCTCGCCCTCGACGCGTGCGCCCGGGATGACCTCGTGCATGCGGTTGATGCTGCGCAGGAACGTCGACTTGCCGCAGCCCGACGGGCCGATGAACGCGGTCACCGACCGGGGCTCGATCGCCATCGACACGCCCTCGACGGCGAGGAAGTCGCCGTAGTAGATGTTCAGGTCCTTCACATCGATGCGCTGTGCCATCGCTGCTCTTCTCTCTGGTTCGTAGGTCGGGTGGCGACGCGCGGTCAGCGCAGCTTCGGGGCGAAGAACCGGGTCACGAGGCGACCCAGCAGGTTCAGCGCCATGACGATGACGATGAGCGTCAGGGCCGCGGCCCAGGCGCGCAGGAAGTTGATGTCCGGCACGCACGCGAGGTCCGAGGGGTTGCAGGGCACCAGGCCGACGCGGTACTGCGTGTAGATGAACACCGGCAAGGTCATCATGCGACCCTCGAACGGGTTGAAGTTGATCGAGTCGGCGAACCCGGCCGTGATGAGGATGGGCGCCGTCTCGCCGATGACGCGCGCGATGGCGAGCAGCACGCCCGTCGTGATGCCCGCGATCGACGTCCGGAGCACGACCTTGACGATCACGAGCCAGCGCGGCACGCCGAGGGCGAGCGCAGCCTCGCGCAGCTCGTTGGGCACGAGCCGCAGCATCTCCTCGCACGAGCGCACGACGACGGGGATCATCAGCACCGAGACTGCCACGCCCGCGGCGATGCCCAGGCGGACGCCCGGCCCGAAGAAGAGCGAGAACAGCGTGAAGCTGAACAGGCCGGCGACGATCGACGGGATGCCCGTCATGACGTCGACGAAGAAGGTCAGCACGCGCGCGAGCGGGCCCTTGCCGTACTCCACGAGGTAGATCGCGGTGAACAGGCCGATCGGCACGGAGATGACCGTGGCGATGAGCGTGATGATCACCGTGCCGACGATGGCGTGGTAGACGCCGCCGGCGTCGATACCGCCGAAGACGCCGCGCATCGAGACCGTCAGGAAGTACGGCGAGAGCCGCACGACCCCGCGGACCACCACGGTGTACAGGAGCCACAGCAGCGGGACCATCGCGGCGACGAAGGCCGCGTGGACGAGGATCTTCATGGCGCGGTTGACGCGCCTGCGGGACGCGTCGCCCGAGCTGAGCAGCGCGCGGACCTCGTCCGACGGGCTGGTGGGAGCGGTCAGGGTGCTCATCAGTTGGCTCCCGAGAAGTCCTTGCGGCGCGAGACGATCCAGCGCGCCGCCATGTTGACCAGCATCGTGATGACGAACAGCGCGAGGCCGGTCGCGATGAGCACGTTGACCCGCAGGCCGGCGGCCTCGGGGAACTGGCTCGCGATGAACGCGGCGATCGTCTGCTGCTGACCGGCGTCGAAGATCTGGAACGAGACGAGGATGCCGGGCGACAGGATCATGAGCACGGCCATCGTCTCGCCGAGCGCGCGGCCGAGGCCGAGCATCGCGGCGGAGATGACGCCGGAGCGGCCGAAGGGCAGCACCGCGGTGCGGATGACCTCCCACTCGGTGGCACCGAGCGCCAGCGCGGCCTCCTCGTGCAGGCGCGGGGTCTGCTTGAAGACCTCGCGGCTCACGGCGGTGATGATCGGCAGGATCATCACCGCGAGGACGACGGCGGCCGTGGCCACCGAGCGGCCCGTCGCCGTCGCGCGCACCTCGACGCCCGGCAGCAGGCTCAGCGTCTCGGCGATCCACGTCCAGAAGGTGCGGATGAAGGGGGCGAGCACGGCGCCGCCCCACAGGCCGTAGACCACCGAGGGGATCGCGGCGAGCAGGTCGACGACGTAGCCGACGGCGGCGGACACGCGGCGCGGCGCGTAGTGCGAGATGAACAGCGCGATGCCGACGGCGACGGGCGTGGCGAGCGCGAGCGCGAGCAGCGCGGCGAGCAGCGTGCCGAAGACGAGCGGCAGGATGAGCTGCCACAGCGACGTCATGCCCTGCGGCAGGACGTTCTGCGCGACGAGGTCCTCGGAGCTCGCGGTCAGCGCGGGCATCGCCTGCTGCACGAGGAAGATCGCGACGGCCGCGAGGACGATGAGCAGGGTGATGCCCGAGCCGGTGGAGATCCAGCGGAACCCGCGGCTGAAGCCGCGCTCCGCTCCCCGGCCGCGACGGCGGCGCGTGTCGCCCTCGAGGAGCGTCGAGGGACTGGCGGTGGAAGTCACTGCGTTCCTTCGGAGGAGGTGATGGCGGCCAGCGAGGTCTTGATGTCCCCGGCGAGGCTTGCGGAGATCGGCGCGGAGCCCGCGACGGTGGCGGCGATCTGCTGACCGGCCTCCGAGGCGATGAACGACATGAACTCGCGCACGAAGTGGGCGTCGGCCTCACGCTCGTAGTTGAGGCAGACGACGCCGAACGAGACGAGCACCAGCGGGTAGGCGCCGGGCACGTCGGTGCCGCGGTCGATGGCGATCGCGAGGTCGTGCTCGTGGCGGCCCTCGTGCAGCGGCGACGCGTCGACGGCGATGGCGGCACCCTCGGCGGAGACGCCCACCCACTCGCCGCCGACAAGGATCGCGGCGGTGCCGAGCGCGCCGACGCGCGAGGCGTCGGCGTAGGTGATCGCGCCGACGGTCTGCTGCACGGCGTTGACGACGCCCGAGGTGCCCTGGGCCGAGTCGCCGCCCGTCATCGGCCAGACGCCGGAGACGTCCCAGGTCCACACGTCGGGGGCGACGGTGGCGAGGTAGTCGACGAAGTTGGCCGTGGTGCCCGAGTCGTCCGAACGGTGCACGGGCGTGATCGCCAGGTCCGGCAGGGTGATGTCGGGGTTGTCGGCGACGATGTCCGGGTCGTCCCAGCGGGTGAGGTCCCCGGTGAAGATGCGGGCCATGTTGGCGGGCGACAGGTTGACCGTGTCGATGCCCGGCAGGTTGAAGGTCACCGCGATGGGCGACACGTAGATCGGCAGGTCGATGGCGCCCTCGGGGCCGCAGACGGCACGCGAGTCGTCGATCTCGGAGTCGGTGAGCACCTGGTCGGAGCCCGCGAAGACGGCGCCGCCCGCGATGAACTGGCGGCGGCCGCCGCCCGAGCCGATCGGGTCGTAGTTGACGTTCGCGCTCACGTGGGCGCCCTGGAACTGGGCGCGCCAGGCGTCCATGGCCGCCTCGATCGAGGACGCGCCCGCGCCGGCGAAGGTGCCGACGACCGGCGGGCCCTCGACGGTGATGCCGCCGCCGGGAAGCTCGATGCCGGCGACGCCGAGCGGGTCGTCGGAGCCGCACGCGGCGAGCGTCAGCGCGAGCGACGCGGCGAGCGCGATGCTGCCGGCCCGGGCCGCGCGGCTGGTCTTCAGTCGGTTCGTCACGACAGAAACGCTAAGAAGCGAGGAAAACCGCCGCCAGACGGAAGGTGAACAGCAGGTGAACGACCTGGCGTGCTGCGCGGGCGTCCTGGCGTGCTGCGCGGGCGTCCTGGCACCGTGACCTGCGCGGACATGCCGGCGCAGGGCGTCAGGGGCGACCGCGCCACATTGTGGGCGGCGGTCGCCGCGCGCCACCCCGCGCGACGGCGACGCGTCAGGCCTCGCCCTCGACGAGCTTGTACCCCAGCCCGCGCACCGTGATGAGGTGGCGCGGGTTGCCGGGGTCGGGCTCGATCTTCGCCCGCAGCCGCTTCACGTGGACGTCGAGCGTCTTGGTGTCGCCCACGTAGTCGGCGCCCCAGACGCGGTCGATGAGCTGCCCGCGCGTGAGCACCCGGCCCGCGTTGCGCAGCAGCAGCTCGAGCAGGTCGAACTCCTTGAGCGGGAGCGCCACGGGGGCGCCGTCGACCATCACCGTGTGGCGGTCGACGTCCATCCGCACCGGGCCGACGTCGAGCACCGCGTCGTCGGCGTCGTCGTCGAGCAGCGGGCGGCCCGACGACTCGACCGGGACGGGCGCCCGGCGCCGCAGGACGGCGCGCACGCGCGCGAGCAGCTCGCGGAACGAGTACGGCTTGGTGACGTAGTCGTCCGCGCCGAGCTCGAGGCCCACGACCTTGTCGATCTCGGTGTCCTTGGCCGTCAGCATGATGACCGGCACGTCGCTGACGAGCCGCAGCCGGCGGCACACCTCCGTGCCCGAGAGCCCCGGCAGCATGAGGTCGAGCAGCACGATGTCGATGCCGGCGGTGCCGTCCGCGAACCGGTCGAGCGCCTCGTTGCCGTTCGCCGCGGCGACGACGTCGAAGCCCTCGCGCTCGAGCTGGTAGGTCAGCGGGTCGCGGTAGGACTCCTCGTCCTCGACCACGAGGATGCGCGTCACGCACCCACCTCCTTGGGGGTCGCCTGCGTCGTGGCCGCAGGGGTCGGTTGCGGGGTGTGCGCCGAGCCGGCCGGCTCGGTCGGGCCCGGGTGGACCGCGGGGACGTCCGCCGCGGGGATGCGCAGCGTGAACGTGGAGCCGCGGCCCGGCTCGGACCACATCTGCACGTCTCCCCCGTGGTCGGCGGCGACGTGCTTGACGATCGACAGTCCCAGGCCGGTGCCGCCCGTGTCGCGCGAGCGCGCCGGGTCGACGCGGTAGAACCGCTCGAAGACGCGGTCCTGCTCGCCCGCGGCGATGCCGATGCCCTGGTCGACGACGGCGATCTCGACCAGCCCGTCGCGCTCGCGGACGCCGACGCCCACGCGCGTGTTGGGCGGCGAGTACGACACGGCGTTGTCGAGCAGGTTGCGCACGGCCGTGACCAGCAGGTTGTGGTCGCCGAACACCAGGGCGTCCTTGCCGCCGCCGACCGTGATGACGATGTTCTTGCCCGCGGCCGTCGTGCGCGCCCGGTCCACGGCCTCGGTGACGACGTCGGCGACGTCGACGGTGCGTACGTCCGAGAGCGCGCCCGACGCCTGGAGGCGGGAGAGCTCGATGATCTCGTGGACCAGGGCCGACAGGCGCTGCGCCTCGCGCTGCATGCGCTCCGTGAAGCGGCGCACGGCCACCGGGTCGTCGGCGGCGTCGCCCACCGTCTCGGCGAGCAGCGCGATGGCGCCGACCGGCGTCTTGAGCTCGTGCGAGACGTTGACGACGAAGTCGCGGCGGATCGCCTCGACGCGGCGCGCCTCGGTCCGGTCGTCGGCGAGCACCAGCATGCGGTCGACGCCGAGCGGGGCGACGCGCACCTGGAGCAGCACCGTGCCCGAGCCGATGGGGCCGCGCGGCAGCTCGACCTCCTGCTCGCGGATGACGCCGTCGCGGCGCACCTGGGCGACGAGGTCGCGCACGGCCGCGTGGGTCAGGGCGTCGCTGCGCACGAGGCCGAGGGCGTACGCCGGTGGCGACGCGCGCAGCACGTCGTCGTCGGCGTCGAGCACGACGGCGGCCGAGCGCAGCACCGAGAGCACGCGCACCAGGCCGTCGTCCAGCTCGGGGTCCGGGCGCGCCGGGATGCGGTGCTGCTCGCGGTCCGAGAGCTTGAAGGCGATCGCGGCGACGACCCCGACCACCAGGCCCAGGAGACCGGCGAGGAACACCGGCGCCCCGGAGATGAAACCGTCCACCTCCTTAGGGTAGGGGTGGGAATCCGACGGACCGCGCCGATCCACCGTGCTGATGACGGGGTGTCGGCTCGTGTTCACCGGGGTGGCACCTAGAGTTCACCGGAAGGGCCCGAGTGCGTGAGACGGTGGGGTCAGCGCCCGCTGTGCGTCGATGACGCATGCGATCGTTCGGGTGTCCGTGTGAAGGGAAACAGATGCGACAGATCTTCGATGCCGAGCTCAAGCAGATCGGCGACGACCTCGTCGAGATGGCCGGGCTCGTCGAGACCGCCGTCACCCGTGCCGGCCAGGCGCTCCTCGAGGCCGACCTCCAGGTGGCCCAGGAGGTCATCGCCGCCGACCACGAGATCGACGCCCTCCAGCGCACCCTCGACGAGCGCTGCGTGCACATCCTCGCGCAGCAGGCGCCCGTCGCCACCGACCTGCGCGTCGTCGTGAGCGCCCTGCGCATGAGCGCCACGCTGGAGCGCATGGGCGACCTGGCCCGTCACGTGGCCGAGGTGGCCCGCGGCCGGTACCCCGCGCACGCGATCCGCCAGGCCGCCGAGCCGACGTTCGCCGCGATGGCCGCCGCCGCCGCCGACGTGTCGCACGAGGTCGCCGTGCTGCTCAGCACGCGTGACCTCGACCTCGCGAGCGCCATCGAGCGGGACGACGACGTGCTCGACGACCTGCACGCGAAGACCTTCGCCACGATCCTCTCCCCGAGTGGGACGGCACCACGCAGGAGGCGGTCGACATCACCCTGGTGGGCCGCTACTTCGAGCGCTTCGGCGACCACGCGACGTCGATCGCGCGCCGCATCCTCTTCCTGGTGACGGGCGACGTCGACGAGCCGCCGACGCACGACTGACGCACGCAAACGGCGCCGCACCCCCGGCGGGGGTGCGGCGCCGTTCTGCATGCGGATCGGAACGTGGGTTCCGGATCGGAACGTGCCGTCCAACGCACGTTCCGATCCGGGACCCACGTTCCGATCCGGGCGTTACTTGCCCTGGTTCGCCACCGCGGCGGCACCGGCGGCAGCCGCCTCCGGGTCCAGGTACTCGCCGCCCTTGACGATCGGCTTGAGGAACTCGTCGAGCTCGTAGACCAGCGGGATGCCGGTCGGGAGGTTGACGGCGGCGATCTCGTCCGGCGTCAGGTCGTCGAGGTACTTGACGATGGCGCGCAGCGAGTTGCCGTGCGCGGCGACGAGGACGGTCTTGCCGGCCTTGAGGTCGGGGACGATCTCGCCCTCGAAGTACGGCAGGGCGCGGTCCAGCACCTGGGCGAGGGCCTCGGCGCGCGGGATCGGCTCACCGGCGTAGCGCGGGTCGGCGTCCTGCGACCACTCGGAGCCGAGCTCGATCGCGGGCGGCGGCACGTCGTACGAGCGGCGGTACTCGGCGAACTTCACGTCGCCGAACTCCTCGCGGGCCTTCTTCTTGTCCATGCCCTGGAGCGCACCGTAGTGGCGCTCGTTGAGGCGCCACGAGCGCTTCACGGGGATCCACAGCAGGTCGGCGGCGTCGAGCGCGAGGTTCGCGGTGTTCATCGCGCGACGCAGCAGCGACGTGTGGACGACGTCGGGCGTGACGCCCTTCTCCTTGAGGAGCTCGCCACCGCGGGTGGCCTCGGCGCGGCCCTTCTCCGACAGCGGGACGTCGACCCAGCCGGTGAAGAGGTTCTTGGCGTTCCACTCGCTCTCGCCGTGGCGGAGCAGCACGAGGGTGTAGGTCATGGGTCCCATCTTGCACCCTCGTGGCCTGACCACGCGCGGAGGTGGCGGCCCCTGGGACGCTCGGGCGCGCGGCGGGCGCGGTCAGTCGCGCGCGCGGGCGTCGCGGGCCTGGCGCGCCTGCGCGTAGACGTCCAGGACGGCCGTCGCGGCGGCGTCCCAGCCGAAGCGGCGACCCGCTGCGACGGCGCCCGCCGCGAGGCGTGCGCGGCGCTCGTCGTCCTTGAGCAGGGTGCCCAGCTCGTGCGCCCAGACGGCCGGGTCGTGGCCGTCCACGAGGACGCCGGAGACGTCGTCGAGCACCACGGTGCGCAGCCCGCCGACGGCGGCGGCGACCACGGGCGTGCCGCACGCCTGCGCCTCGGCCGCGACGAGGCCGAACGACTCGTTGTGCGACGGGACGGCGACGACGTCGGCGGCGCGGTACCAGTCGGCGAGCTCGCGGCGCTCGACGGGCGGGTGCACCAGGACCCGGTCGCGGACGCCGCACTGGTGGGCGAGCGCCTCGAGCTCGCGCACCGCCGTCGGGCGGCCGCTCGCACCGCCCAGGACGACGAGCCGGACCTCCTGCGGCAGGTGGGCGAGCGCCTGGACGAGCACGTCGGGGCCCTTGAGGAGCTGGACGCGACCCGCGAAGAGGATCACCGGGGCGTCGCCGGGCAGGCCGAGCCGGGCGCGCAGGCGGGCACGGGCGCCGGGCGCCGGCGTGAACGTCTCCAGGTCGACGCCGGGCGCGACGACGTGGACCCGGCCGGGGTCGGCGCCGTACTCGCGGACGAGCTCGCCCGCCTCCTCGCGCGTGCTCGCGACGAGGGCGTCGGCGGCCGCGACCACCTGCTCCTCGCCGATGACGCGGCCCTGCGGCTCGGGGGCGTCGCCCGGCGCCAGCGCCGCGTTCTTCACACGGGCCATGGTGTGCATGGTGTGGACGAGCGGCACGTCCCAGCGCTCGGCGGCGAGCCACCCGGCCTGGCCGGAGAGCCAGTAGTGGG
Coding sequences:
- the mshA gene encoding D-inositol-3-phosphate glycosyltransferase; the protein is MTSPDALRGPRVAMLSVHTSPLDQPGTGDAGGMNVYVLELSRALARRGAEIEIFTRATSSAQHPVVDVQPGIRVLHVPAGPFEGLDKNDLPGQLCAFTAGVLRAEAHRPEGFYDVVHTHYWLSGQAGWLAAERWDVPLVHTMHTMARVKNAALAPGDAPEPQGRVIGEEQVVAAADALVASTREEAGELVREYGADPGRVHVVAPGVDLETFTPAPGARARLRARLGLPGDAPVILFAGRVQLLKGPDVLVQALAHLPQEVRLVVLGGASGRPTAVRELEALAHQCGVRDRVLVHPPVERRELADWYRAADVVAVPSHNESFGLVAAEAQACGTPVVAAAVGGLRTVVLDDVSGVLVDGHDPAVWAHELGTLLKDDERRARLAAGAVAAGRRFGWDAAATAVLDVYAQARQARDARARD
- a CDS encoding phosphate ABC transporter substrate-binding protein PstS — protein: MKTSRAARAGSIALAASLALTLAACGSDDPLGVAGIELPGGGITVEGPPVVGTFAGAGASSIEAAMDAWRAQFQGAHVSANVNYDPIGSGGGRRQFIAGGAVFAGSDQVLTDSEIDDSRAVCGPEGAIDLPIYVSPIAVTFNLPGIDTVNLSPANMARIFTGDLTRWDDPDIVADNPDITLPDLAITPVHRSDDSGTTANFVDYLATVAPDVWTWDVSGVWPMTGGDSAQGTSGVVNAVQQTVGAITYADASRVGALGTAAILVGGEWVGVSAEGAAIAVDASPLHEGRHEHDLAIAIDRGTDVPGAYPLVLVSFGVVCLNYEREADAHFVREFMSFIASEAGQQIAATVAGSAPISASLAGDIKTSLAAITSSEGTQ
- a CDS encoding response regulator transcription factor — its product is MTRILVVEDEESYRDPLTYQLEREGFDVVAAANGNEALDRFADGTAGIDIVLLDLMLPGLSGTEVCRRLRLVSDVPVIMLTAKDTEIDKVVGLELGADDYVTKPYSFRELLARVRAVLRRRAPVPVESSGRPLLDDDADDAVLDVGPVRMDVDRHTVMVDGAPVALPLKEFDLLELLLRNAGRVLTRGQLIDRVWGADYVGDTKTLDVHVKRLRAKIEPDPGNPRHLITVRGLGYKLVEGEA
- a CDS encoding sensor histidine kinase, giving the protein MDGFISGAPVFLAGLLGLVVGVVAAIAFKLSDREQHRIPARPDPELDDGLVRVLSVLRSAAVVLDADDDVLRASPPAYALGLVRSDALTHAAVRDLVAQVRRDGVIREQEVELPRGPIGSGTVLLQVRVAPLGVDRMLVLADDRTEARRVEAIRRDFVVNVSHELKTPVGAIALLAETVGDAADDPVAVRRFTERMQREAQRLSALVHEIIELSRLQASGALSDVRTVDVADVVTEAVDRARTTAAGKNIVITVGGGKDALVFGDHNLLVTAVRNLLDNAVSYSPPNTRVGVGVRERDGLVEIAVVDQGIGIAAGEQDRVFERFYRVDPARSRDTGGTGLGLSIVKHVAADHGGDVQMWSEPGRGSTFTLRIPAADVPAVHPGPTEPAGSAHTPQPTPAATTQATPKEVGA
- a CDS encoding phosphoglyceromutase, with the translated sequence MTYTLVLLRHGESEWNAKNLFTGWVDVPLSEKGRAEATRGGELLKEKGVTPDVVHTSLLRRAMNTANLALDAADLLWIPVKRSWRLNERHYGALQGMDKKKAREEFGDVKFAEYRRSYDVPPPAIELGSEWSQDADPRYAGEPIPRAEALAQVLDRALPYFEGEIVPDLKAGKTVLVAAHGNSLRAIVKYLDDLTPDEIAAVNLPTGIPLVYELDEFLKPIVKGGEYLDPEAAAAGAAAVANQGK